A single genomic interval of Arthrobacter globiformis harbors:
- a CDS encoding peptidoglycan D,D-transpeptidase FtsI family protein, with protein MSVAQGKSKASKKKAANATKRLRLGLSIMLALLVVVGGKLFLVQGLDVGGMAEAALDNRLRPTVLPAERGSILDASGTVLANSVIRYNITVDQSVNTKTESFKRLEKVNGKDELVTVSRDQGIAELAAVLGMDAEDVRKSVTGTRTYYIVAKDLRPDVENRVSELQIPGIFSEGTSKRVYPNGSVAGGIVGFLENGTTGQAGLEQTQDEILRGTAGKRVFEIGADGLRIPVGIDELTPAQDGKDVKLTLNSDLQYFAQQAIQTQADKLSAEWGVIIVSDVKTGNIIAMADTNTPDPNDPGKVAAKDRGVRSVTAAYEPGSVEKMITAAAVIEEGKAKPLDTFVIPPSLVVDGQQFDDSFSHGTEKRTLAGILGWSMNTGTVMAGQRLSKDQRHDWLQKFGIGEAPEIGLPAEAKGILTPADQWDGRQQYTVLFGQGVSQSTLQTVRAYQSIANDGVMLQPRLIDSYIGPDGAEEKVAAKPSRRVVSEQTAQQVRDILESAVTEGQIKEAAIDGYRVGAKTGTSQSPCDDGTAGFCGYTASMVGMAPMDDPRFIVEVVLQRPKGSIYGITNGPVFRSVMSQALRTYNVPPSKGTPVRLPQFAK; from the coding sequence ATGAGCGTGGCGCAAGGCAAGAGCAAGGCAAGCAAGAAGAAGGCTGCTAACGCTACGAAGAGGCTCCGCCTCGGACTCAGCATCATGCTTGCACTGCTGGTGGTTGTCGGCGGAAAGCTCTTCCTGGTGCAGGGACTGGATGTCGGCGGCATGGCTGAAGCTGCCCTGGACAACCGGCTGCGCCCCACCGTGCTGCCGGCCGAGCGCGGCAGCATCCTGGACGCCAGCGGAACAGTGCTGGCGAACAGCGTGATCCGCTACAACATCACTGTTGACCAGTCTGTAAACACCAAGACCGAATCCTTCAAGCGCCTTGAAAAGGTAAACGGCAAGGACGAACTCGTCACCGTGTCCCGAGACCAGGGGATCGCCGAGCTTGCTGCCGTCCTTGGCATGGACGCCGAGGACGTCCGGAAATCCGTCACCGGAACCAGGACCTACTACATCGTGGCCAAGGACCTCCGGCCCGACGTCGAAAACCGGGTCTCGGAACTGCAGATCCCGGGTATTTTCTCCGAGGGAACCAGCAAACGCGTCTACCCGAACGGCTCGGTGGCCGGCGGCATTGTGGGCTTCCTTGAGAACGGAACCACCGGCCAGGCCGGCCTCGAACAGACCCAGGACGAAATCCTGCGCGGCACAGCGGGCAAGCGCGTGTTCGAAATCGGCGCCGACGGCCTCCGTATTCCTGTGGGCATCGACGAACTGACGCCCGCGCAGGACGGCAAGGACGTCAAACTCACGCTGAACTCCGACCTTCAGTACTTCGCCCAGCAGGCCATCCAAACCCAGGCGGACAAGCTCAGCGCCGAGTGGGGGGTCATCATCGTCTCGGACGTGAAGACCGGCAACATCATCGCGATGGCCGACACCAATACGCCCGACCCCAACGACCCCGGCAAGGTGGCAGCCAAGGACCGTGGCGTCCGCTCCGTTACCGCCGCTTACGAGCCCGGGTCAGTGGAGAAGATGATCACCGCCGCCGCGGTCATCGAAGAAGGCAAGGCCAAACCACTGGACACGTTCGTTATCCCGCCGTCCCTGGTGGTGGACGGCCAGCAATTCGACGATTCCTTTTCCCACGGGACCGAGAAGCGGACCCTGGCGGGCATCCTGGGCTGGTCCATGAACACGGGCACCGTGATGGCAGGCCAGCGCCTCAGCAAAGATCAGCGGCACGACTGGCTGCAGAAATTCGGAATCGGTGAGGCACCGGAGATCGGCCTGCCGGCCGAGGCGAAGGGCATCCTGACCCCGGCCGACCAGTGGGACGGCCGCCAGCAGTACACGGTGTTGTTCGGGCAGGGTGTCTCGCAGTCGACACTCCAGACGGTCCGCGCCTACCAGTCGATCGCCAATGACGGTGTGATGCTGCAGCCGCGGCTCATCGACAGCTACATCGGCCCGGACGGAGCCGAGGAAAAGGTGGCGGCCAAGCCGTCCCGAAGGGTGGTCTCGGAGCAGACGGCGCAGCAGGTGAGGGACATCCTCGAAAGTGCCGTCACCGAGGGCCAGATCAAGGAGGCCGCGATCGACGGCTACCGGGTCGGGGCCAAGACCGGTACCTCGCAATCGCCCTGCGACGACGGGACCGCAGGCTTCTGCGGGTACACCGCCTCGATGGTGGGGATGGCGCCGATGGACGATCCGCGGTTTATTGTGGAGGTGGTCCTGCAGCGTCCCAAGGGGTCTATTTACGGGATCACCAACGGGCCTGTGTTCCGCTCGGTCATGAGCCAGGCACTGCGGACGTACAACGTTCCGCCGTCCAAGGGCACGCCCGTCAGGCTGCCCCAGTTCGCTAAGTGA
- a CDS encoding UDP-N-acetylmuramoyl-L-alanyl-D-glutamate--2,6-diaminopimelate ligase, translating into MSQHHDPGTADAPEGQASKSGFRPTAVAAVELGVIGQSVGVPVPRASESVHITGISLDSRSVERGDLYVALPGAARHGAAFAATAIESGAAAVLTDDAGARLLAVGSDLAVPVLVVPEPRSVVGRLSRLIYRSQDADLRGPSLFGVTGTNGKTTTTYFINALLQAMGKKTGLIGTIEILAGGDPIPSLLTTPESTDVHALLALMRERGLDAASMEVSSHAVSFRRVDGVVFDVVGFTNLTQDHLDLHGTMEEYYRTKAELFTAERARAAVVTVDDAWGRRLAAETELPVTTLATLQPGSGLEADPAAASTAAGRTVPDWTVTAPKPRGLGTEFTLRGRNGTELRVHTGLPGAFNVSNAALALTMVLAGGADPAEVQAALDAQDPFTVAVPGRMQLVSTRPAAVVDFAHNTDALARALEAVRSPEPASKVIVVFGATGQRDQGKRPSMGATAARLADVVIVSDDDPHDEDAAAIRAEVLVGATDAKEAEQLDCKIVEVFPRDAAIREAVNLAAPEDTILIAGRGHEVWQEVKGENLALDDRVELRNALTARGFTVLQDDGIES; encoded by the coding sequence TTGTCACAGCACCATGACCCCGGCACTGCCGACGCCCCGGAGGGGCAGGCATCCAAGAGCGGCTTCCGGCCCACCGCCGTCGCCGCCGTCGAACTGGGTGTCATCGGCCAGTCAGTGGGAGTTCCGGTGCCGCGAGCCTCTGAGTCCGTTCATATCACCGGCATCTCGCTCGACTCCCGGTCTGTGGAACGCGGAGACCTGTACGTTGCCCTGCCGGGGGCGGCGCGGCACGGTGCAGCTTTTGCCGCGACGGCGATCGAGTCAGGCGCGGCTGCGGTACTGACGGACGACGCCGGCGCGCGCCTTCTTGCCGTCGGCTCGGACCTCGCTGTGCCTGTACTTGTGGTGCCGGAGCCCCGCAGTGTGGTGGGCCGCCTGTCCAGGCTTATCTACCGGAGCCAGGACGCCGACCTCCGGGGCCCCTCGTTGTTCGGGGTGACCGGCACCAACGGAAAAACCACCACCACGTACTTCATCAACGCCCTGCTGCAGGCGATGGGCAAGAAGACCGGACTCATCGGCACCATCGAGATCCTGGCCGGCGGGGACCCGATTCCCAGCCTCCTGACCACCCCGGAATCCACCGATGTCCACGCCCTGCTTGCCCTCATGCGGGAACGCGGCCTCGACGCCGCATCCATGGAGGTCTCCTCGCACGCGGTGTCCTTCCGCCGCGTGGACGGCGTGGTCTTCGACGTGGTCGGATTCACCAACCTCACCCAGGACCACCTGGACCTGCACGGCACCATGGAGGAGTACTACCGGACCAAAGCCGAGCTGTTCACCGCCGAACGCGCCCGTGCCGCCGTCGTGACGGTCGACGACGCGTGGGGACGCCGGCTTGCCGCAGAGACTGAGCTTCCGGTCACCACGCTCGCGACCCTCCAGCCCGGCAGCGGGCTGGAAGCGGACCCGGCGGCCGCATCAACAGCCGCCGGCCGGACCGTGCCTGATTGGACCGTCACCGCCCCGAAGCCCCGCGGCCTCGGTACGGAATTCACCCTCCGCGGCCGGAACGGCACGGAACTCCGCGTGCACACCGGGCTGCCGGGGGCGTTCAATGTTTCCAACGCGGCGCTGGCCCTGACCATGGTGCTCGCCGGCGGGGCAGACCCCGCCGAAGTACAGGCAGCCCTCGATGCCCAGGATCCGTTCACCGTGGCAGTGCCCGGCCGCATGCAGCTGGTCTCCACCCGGCCGGCCGCCGTCGTCGACTTCGCGCACAACACTGATGCACTGGCACGCGCATTGGAGGCCGTCCGGTCCCCTGAGCCCGCGTCCAAGGTGATCGTGGTCTTCGGTGCCACGGGCCAGCGCGACCAGGGCAAACGCCCTTCCATGGGCGCAACCGCAGCCCGGCTCGCCGACGTCGTGATCGTCAGCGATGACGACCCCCACGATGAGGACGCCGCGGCGATCCGCGCCGAGGTGCTGGTGGGTGCGACGGACGCCAAGGAAGCCGAGCAGCTCGACTGCAAAATCGTGGAAGTTTTCCCCCGCGATGCTGCCATCCGTGAGGCCGTCAACCTGGCGGCTCCGGAGGACACCATCCTGATTGCGGGGCGTGGGCACGAAGTGTGGCAGGAGGTCAAGGGAGAGAACCTTGCCCTCGACGACAGGGTGGAACTACGGAACGCCTTGACGGCACGAGGATTCACCGTTCTCCAAGACGACGGGATAGAGTCCTAG
- the rsmH gene encoding 16S rRNA (cytosine(1402)-N(4))-methyltransferase RsmH translates to MTEPDQPKPTSERHVPVLKDRCINLLAPGFEAARLRGETPVAIDATLGMGGHSEAMLQRFPDLHLVGIDRDEEALALAGERLKPFAARTDLVHAVYDEIAEVLEDLGIPEVHGILMDLGVSSLQLDERERGFAYSFDAPLDMRMDTSRGQTAADVVNNYSEEDLVRIIRKWGEEKFAGRIANRIVAARAAKPFTTTGELVEQIRAVVPAAAAKSGGHPAKRTFQALRIEVNEELEVLERAVPAAVDAIALGGRIVVMSYHSLEDKIVKGFFQARSKSSAPLGFPVELEEHKAELKTLTKGTEVPTAVEIAENSRAASARLRAVERIRARRAK, encoded by the coding sequence ATGACAGAACCCGACCAGCCGAAGCCTACGTCCGAACGCCATGTACCGGTCCTGAAGGACCGGTGCATCAATCTTTTGGCGCCCGGATTCGAGGCGGCACGCCTGCGCGGTGAGACTCCGGTGGCCATTGATGCCACGCTCGGCATGGGCGGGCACTCCGAAGCCATGCTCCAGCGCTTTCCTGACCTGCACCTCGTGGGCATCGACCGTGACGAAGAAGCCCTGGCGCTGGCCGGGGAGCGGCTCAAGCCCTTCGCGGCCCGCACGGACCTGGTCCACGCTGTTTACGACGAAATCGCCGAGGTGCTTGAGGACCTCGGCATTCCCGAGGTCCACGGCATCCTGATGGACCTCGGGGTCTCGTCCCTGCAGCTCGACGAGCGTGAACGCGGTTTCGCCTATTCCTTTGACGCGCCCCTGGACATGCGGATGGACACCAGCCGCGGCCAGACGGCGGCTGACGTAGTTAACAACTACAGCGAAGAGGATCTGGTCAGGATCATCCGCAAGTGGGGTGAGGAAAAGTTCGCGGGGCGCATCGCCAACAGGATCGTTGCCGCCCGGGCAGCGAAGCCGTTCACCACCACGGGGGAACTCGTCGAGCAGATCAGGGCAGTGGTTCCGGCTGCCGCAGCGAAGTCCGGCGGACATCCGGCCAAGCGCACCTTCCAGGCGCTGCGCATCGAGGTCAACGAGGAACTCGAAGTCCTCGAGCGTGCCGTTCCGGCGGCGGTGGATGCCATCGCGCTTGGCGGCCGGATCGTCGTGATGTCCTACCACTCCCTGGAAGACAAGATCGTCAAGGGCTTTTTCCAGGCCCGCTCCAAATCCTCAGCGCCGCTCGGCTTCCCGGTGGAGCTTGAAGAACACAAGGCCGAACTCAAAACCCTGACCAAAGGCACCGAGGTGCCCACCGCCGTCGAGATCGCAGAGAATTCGCGCGCAGCATCAGCCCGGCTGCGCGCAGTGGAACGCATCAGAGCCAGGAGAGCAAAATGA
- the mraZ gene encoding division/cell wall cluster transcriptional repressor MraZ — MFLGTHSPRLDEKGRIILPAKFREELAGGLVLTRGQERCIYVFSEQEFARVHEQIREAPISNKSARDYIRVFLSGASDEVPDKQGRVTIPPALREYAGLGRELAVIGAGTRAEIWDAQAWNEYLAEKETSFSETDNPIAGIL; from the coding sequence GTGTTCCTTGGGACACACTCGCCGCGTCTTGACGAAAAGGGCAGGATCATTCTTCCCGCCAAGTTCCGTGAGGAGCTTGCCGGCGGACTTGTTCTCACGCGAGGCCAGGAGCGCTGCATCTACGTCTTCAGCGAGCAGGAATTCGCGAGGGTACACGAGCAGATCCGGGAGGCTCCGATCTCCAACAAGTCGGCTCGTGACTACATCCGGGTTTTTCTCTCTGGAGCCTCGGACGAGGTACCTGACAAGCAGGGGCGCGTGACCATACCTCCCGCGCTCCGGGAGTACGCAGGGCTCGGCAGGGAGCTGGCCGTTATTGGGGCCGGCACCCGCGCGGAGATCTGGGATGCCCAGGCCTGGAATGAGTACCTGGCGGAGAAGGAAACCTCCTTCTCCGAAACTGACAACCCCATCGCCGGCATCCTCTAG
- a CDS encoding DUF3040 domain-containing protein — translation MPLSEHEQKLLEQLERQLHEDDPKFANSMGSDPGRSWSTRHIVIGVLATLAGVLLLLVGVSLQNIFVGVLGFVVMGAGVYFATMRSVAAGKAKAGGHGRKSKSKSSFMNSLEERWDERRRGES, via the coding sequence ATGCCGCTCTCGGAGCACGAACAGAAGCTGCTCGAGCAACTCGAGAGGCAACTGCATGAGGACGATCCCAAGTTTGCCAATTCCATGGGCTCGGATCCCGGCCGTAGCTGGTCCACCCGGCACATTGTGATTGGCGTACTGGCCACGCTGGCCGGGGTGCTGCTCCTCCTGGTGGGTGTCTCCCTCCAGAACATATTTGTAGGGGTCCTCGGGTTCGTCGTCATGGGTGCCGGAGTTTACTTTGCCACGATGCGCAGTGTTGCGGCCGGCAAAGCGAAGGCCGGCGGGCATGGCCGGAAGTCGAAGAGCAAGAGCTCTTTTATGAACAGCCTTGAGGAACGATGGGATGAAAGGCGCCGCGGGGAGTCCTGA
- a CDS encoding UDP-N-acetylmuramoyl-tripeptide--D-alanyl-D-alanine ligase: MIELTAAEIAEITNGRLLADPAVTPGSVVTDSREAVAGSLYVAKPGESADGHSFVGAAFDRGAVLALTEREIKDDAGRNYPSVVVDDAVLAMGALAAEAVRRIRQHRESAGEQLTVIGITGSAGKTTTKDLLAGILSAEAPTVAPRGSYNGEVGVPLTVFQAGFDTRFLVIEMGATGIGHIRYLADMVRPEIGVVLGVGTAHAGEFGGVENIAAAKGELAEAVPAAGTAVLNLDDPRVAAMAARTRGIVLGFSSRDADPDAPAVRAANLDTNASGNPVFDLEVPGEPTVRVTSKLIGEHHVANLLAAAAAAHAAGVPADRISASLSSQSAASRWRMERTERPDGVTVINDAYNANPESMRAALRTLADLGRGRRTWAVLGAMLELGDDSIREHTAVGTQVVRLNISRLLVVGREARSLYVSAVQEGSWGDECIFAETVDEAYELLQEQLEPGDLVLFKSSNSVGLRHLGDRIALPPHATPTNANEGSELL, from the coding sequence ATGATTGAACTTACTGCGGCGGAAATCGCCGAAATCACCAACGGCCGGCTGCTCGCCGACCCCGCCGTCACCCCCGGATCCGTGGTGACCGACTCGCGGGAGGCCGTTGCCGGCTCCCTCTACGTCGCCAAACCGGGCGAAAGCGCAGACGGACACAGCTTCGTGGGTGCGGCCTTTGACCGCGGCGCGGTTCTGGCCCTCACCGAACGCGAAATCAAGGACGACGCCGGCCGGAACTATCCGTCCGTCGTCGTCGATGATGCGGTGCTCGCCATGGGCGCCCTCGCGGCAGAGGCGGTCCGGCGGATCAGGCAGCACCGCGAGTCGGCGGGCGAACAGCTGACCGTCATCGGCATCACCGGTTCGGCAGGCAAGACCACCACCAAGGACCTGCTCGCGGGAATCCTGTCGGCCGAGGCGCCTACCGTTGCACCCCGGGGTTCCTACAACGGCGAGGTCGGCGTGCCCCTCACCGTGTTCCAGGCGGGCTTTGACACCCGGTTCCTGGTCATCGAGATGGGGGCCACCGGCATCGGACACATCCGCTACCTGGCCGACATGGTGCGGCCAGAGATTGGCGTAGTGCTTGGCGTGGGAACAGCCCACGCCGGGGAGTTCGGCGGCGTGGAAAACATTGCGGCCGCCAAAGGCGAACTCGCCGAGGCCGTACCCGCCGCAGGCACCGCCGTGCTGAACCTTGACGATCCCCGTGTTGCCGCCATGGCCGCCCGGACCCGCGGGATTGTTCTGGGCTTCTCCTCCCGGGATGCTGATCCGGACGCTCCTGCTGTCCGGGCCGCCAACTTGGACACCAACGCCTCGGGTAACCCGGTGTTCGACCTCGAAGTGCCGGGGGAGCCCACGGTCCGGGTCACCAGCAAACTCATCGGCGAACACCACGTGGCGAACCTCCTCGCCGCCGCAGCGGCCGCGCACGCGGCCGGCGTACCGGCTGACAGGATCAGCGCATCGCTCAGCTCCCAGTCCGCGGCAAGCCGCTGGCGCATGGAGCGGACCGAACGGCCCGACGGCGTCACGGTGATCAATGACGCGTACAACGCCAACCCCGAATCCATGCGTGCGGCCCTGCGCACGCTGGCCGACCTCGGCCGCGGCCGCCGCACCTGGGCCGTACTCGGGGCCATGCTGGAACTGGGCGACGATTCCATCCGCGAGCACACCGCCGTCGGCACGCAGGTGGTGCGGCTGAACATCTCCCGCCTCCTGGTGGTGGGCCGGGAAGCGCGTTCGCTGTACGTTTCCGCCGTACAGGAAGGGTCCTGGGGCGATGAATGCATCTTCGCCGAGACAGTTGACGAGGCCTACGAACTGCTCCAGGAGCAGCTCGAACCCGGCGACCTGGTGCTCTTCAAGTCCTCCAACAGCGTGGGACTGCGCCATTTGGGCGATCGGATAGCATTACCCCCACACGCCACCCCCACAAATGCCAATGAAGGGAGCGAGCTGCTGTGA
- the mraY gene encoding phospho-N-acetylmuramoyl-pentapeptide-transferase: MIALLIGAGLALLLALVGTPLFIRLLVRKSYGQFIRDDGPTSHHTKRGTPTMGGTVVVGAVLLSYGLTHLIMWLMNPRSAGPSASALLLLFLMVGMGLVGFVDDFIKISRQRSLGLNAKAKLILQAAVGIIFAVMALYFPDTDGLTPASTKISLVRDIPWLDLAFGGTVLGAILFVLWSNLIVTAATNGVNLTDGLDGLAAGAAVMVFGAYTLMGIWQSNQACGSPRQAGGGCYSVRDPLDLALLAAIMSAALVGFLWWNTSPAKIFMGDTGSLAIGGAIAGFAILSRTELLLAFIGGLFVLITLSVIIQVGYFKVTKGKRFFKMAPLQHHFELKGWAEVTVVVRFWILAGLFVAAGLGIFYAEWVVLL, encoded by the coding sequence GTGATTGCACTTCTGATCGGCGCTGGCCTGGCCCTGCTGCTGGCTCTGGTGGGTACGCCGCTGTTCATCCGCCTGCTGGTCCGTAAGAGCTATGGCCAGTTCATCCGCGATGACGGACCCACCTCGCACCACACCAAACGCGGCACGCCCACCATGGGTGGCACGGTGGTGGTGGGCGCAGTCCTGCTGAGCTACGGCCTCACGCACCTCATCATGTGGCTCATGAACCCCCGGTCGGCCGGGCCGTCGGCCTCGGCGCTGCTCCTGCTGTTCCTGATGGTGGGTATGGGCCTGGTGGGCTTCGTGGACGACTTCATCAAGATTTCGCGGCAGCGCAGCCTGGGCCTGAACGCCAAGGCGAAGCTCATCCTCCAGGCGGCGGTGGGCATCATCTTCGCCGTCATGGCCCTGTACTTCCCGGATACGGATGGCCTTACCCCGGCGTCCACCAAGATCTCGCTGGTCCGTGACATCCCGTGGCTGGACCTGGCGTTCGGCGGCACCGTCCTTGGCGCGATCCTCTTTGTGCTGTGGTCAAACCTGATCGTCACCGCCGCCACCAACGGCGTCAACCTCACCGACGGCCTGGACGGACTGGCCGCTGGCGCCGCGGTCATGGTCTTTGGCGCCTACACGCTGATGGGCATCTGGCAGAGCAACCAGGCCTGCGGCTCGCCGCGTCAGGCGGGTGGCGGCTGTTATTCCGTCCGGGATCCGCTGGACCTTGCGCTTCTTGCGGCCATCATGAGCGCCGCGCTGGTGGGCTTCCTGTGGTGGAACACCTCACCGGCCAAAATCTTCATGGGCGACACCGGCTCCCTCGCGATCGGCGGCGCCATCGCAGGGTTCGCCATCCTCTCCCGCACCGAACTGCTCCTGGCCTTCATCGGTGGCCTGTTCGTCCTCATCACGCTCTCCGTCATCATCCAGGTGGGCTACTTCAAGGTGACCAAGGGCAAGCGCTTCTTCAAGATGGCGCCGCTGCAGCACCACTTCGAACTCAAGGGCTGGGCGGAAGTCACCGTGGTTGTCCGGTTCTGGATCCTCGCCGGCTTGTTCGTCGCCGCGGGCCTTGGCATCTTCTATGCAGAATGGGTGGTCCTGCTGTGA
- the murD gene encoding UDP-N-acetylmuramoyl-L-alanine--D-glutamate ligase yields MVSWDSDWAGLRVVVTGIGVSGFAAADTLIELGARVVVVDGATTETAQAKADTLRIVGAADVLLGEEAIHSLPKIDGLKPDLVVTSPGWRPDQALLAAAARAHIPVWGDVELAWRLRVREGRKTADWLTITGTNGKTTTVGLTESMLRAAGLKAIAVGNVGTPILDALRDPVEYDVFAVELSSFQLHWSDSVSAVASVCLNVAEDHVDWHGSYESYLADKAKIYENTQKACIYNDEQIETERMVEDADVVEGCRAVAFTTLTPAISMLGVVEGLLVDRAFIAERKDSAVELASMSDLGPVAPRHMVANALAAAGLVRAYGVSAEHVREGLQAYIPGSHRIQPVAKQNGVLWINDSKATNPHAASASLAAFDPVVWIAGGLSKGVSYDDLVRDHARRLKAVVLIGKDTASLEESLQRHAPDVPVIRQAAGHTEIVQSAGTGHDAAPDSAETGEAVMARAVASAAQIAASGDTVLMAPAAASMDQFSSYAHRGDAFIAAVRELVEGEARTGKE; encoded by the coding sequence CTGGTCAGCTGGGACTCCGACTGGGCCGGACTTCGCGTCGTGGTCACCGGGATCGGTGTCTCGGGCTTCGCGGCCGCGGACACCCTGATTGAACTCGGAGCCCGCGTGGTGGTGGTCGACGGCGCCACCACCGAAACTGCGCAGGCCAAGGCGGACACGCTGCGGATAGTGGGCGCGGCCGACGTTCTCCTGGGGGAGGAGGCCATCCACTCCCTGCCTAAGATCGACGGCCTGAAGCCGGACCTCGTGGTCACCTCGCCCGGCTGGCGCCCGGACCAGGCCCTGCTCGCGGCTGCCGCCCGCGCCCACATCCCGGTCTGGGGCGACGTCGAACTCGCCTGGCGCCTGCGCGTCCGCGAGGGCCGGAAGACAGCCGACTGGCTCACCATCACCGGCACGAACGGCAAGACGACGACGGTCGGCCTGACCGAGTCCATGCTGCGGGCCGCGGGCCTGAAAGCGATAGCAGTGGGCAACGTCGGCACGCCTATCCTCGATGCCCTGCGTGACCCGGTGGAGTACGACGTCTTCGCGGTGGAGCTCTCCAGCTTCCAGTTGCACTGGTCCGATTCCGTCTCGGCGGTTGCCAGCGTGTGCCTCAATGTCGCCGAGGACCACGTGGACTGGCACGGCTCCTACGAGTCCTACCTCGCCGACAAGGCCAAGATCTACGAAAACACGCAGAAGGCCTGCATTTACAACGACGAGCAGATCGAAACCGAACGCATGGTGGAGGACGCTGACGTGGTGGAGGGCTGCCGCGCCGTGGCATTCACCACCCTCACGCCGGCCATCAGCATGCTCGGCGTCGTGGAGGGACTGCTCGTGGACCGGGCCTTCATCGCCGAGCGTAAGGACAGCGCTGTCGAACTGGCGTCCATGTCCGACCTCGGCCCGGTGGCCCCCCGCCACATGGTGGCCAATGCCCTGGCCGCCGCCGGCCTGGTGCGGGCCTACGGAGTCAGCGCCGAGCACGTGCGCGAGGGACTGCAGGCATACATCCCCGGAAGCCACCGCATCCAGCCGGTCGCCAAGCAGAACGGCGTTCTCTGGATCAACGACTCCAAAGCCACCAACCCGCACGCCGCCTCCGCGTCCCTGGCCGCCTTCGACCCCGTGGTGTGGATTGCCGGCGGCCTCTCCAAGGGCGTCAGCTACGACGACCTGGTCCGCGACCATGCACGCCGCCTGAAGGCCGTGGTGCTCATTGGCAAGGACACGGCGTCACTGGAAGAGTCCCTGCAGCGACACGCACCGGATGTCCCCGTCATCCGGCAGGCGGCAGGCCACACTGAAATTGTGCAGTCAGCCGGAACCGGACATGACGCCGCACCGGATTCAGCCGAAACCGGCGAGGCAGTGATGGCACGGGCCGTCGCATCGGCGGCACAGATCGCCGCCTCGGGTGACACTGTGCTGATGGCCCCGGCTGCTGCATCCATGGATCAGTTCTCTTCCTACGCTCACCGTGGCGACGCCTTCATTGCAGCGGTCCGCGAGCTCGTGGAAGGGGAGGCCCGGACCGGCAAGGAGTAA